The genomic region CCATCGACAAGTGCAAGCAAGTGCCGCCTCTCGCCCCCGTAGGCCTTGATCATCGCGCCGCCTGCTGGCGCAGTGAGGATGTAAAGCCGCTCGTGCGCATCGGTACGCCGGTGGAGGAGGCCGTGCCATGACAGCGCTGCTCGATGTCTCCAACGTCTCCAAGCGTTTCGTGATGGGCGGGCCGCTCTCGCGCAATTCCATCGACGCTGTTGTGGATGCGAATTTCTCGCTTTCGGCCGATAGGGCGGAAATTTTCACGATCATTGGCGAGTCCGGTTCGGGCAAGACGACGCTCGCGCGAATGATTCTGGGGATCGAAAGCCCGACCAGTGGCGATATCCTGTTCGAGGGCAGGAGCGCGGCGGAGCGCCGGAGCCGGGCGGCACGGCTCGATTTCATGCGACGGGTGCAGCCGGTATTCCAGAACCCGTTCGAAACCTTCAACCCGCTCAAGCAGGTCGACCGCTATCTTCAGGCGAGTGCGCGCACGCTCCTCGGCGCGAGAACCCGGCCCGAGGTTGAAGCGGCAATGGATGCGGCGCTTCAGAAGGTGGGGTTGAGTCTCAGGGAAATCGCCGGACGTTATGCTCATGAGCTTTCCGGCGGGCAGCTTCAGAGGATCGCGATTGCTCGTGCGCTGATCTCCAATCCCTCGCTGCTGATTGCCGACGAGCCGGTATCGATGGTGGACGCCTCGCTGCGCATGTCGATCGTCAATCTCTTGCGCGACCTGCGCGATACGCTTGAGGTCTCGGTGATCTACATCACCCACGATCTCGCCACGGCCTACTACATATCGGATCGGCTGGTGATCATGCAGAAGGGCTATGTGGTGGAGATGGGGCCTGCTCGACCGATACTGGATACGCCCGAACATCCCTATTCGCGGCTTCTCAAGAGTTCGGTGCTCGCGATCGATGCGGCGACCGATAACGCAGATCTCCGGCCGGCCGACCGGAGCATCGCCGCAGCGGCCTGGGAGCGGGTAGGGGACGGCGTGCTGCAGCCGCGCGCGGATGGCCGGCTGGTGAGGGTTTAAGGTCGACGCCGGTTCCCGAAAGGACTCGCTTCTTTCGGGTTCCCGCAGCAATCCGTGGCTTACCTGCTCAATGAGCCTCTCCCGCCTCGCCGCCAAAGCGCGCTTCTCGGCGCCGGGCCATTAAAGCTCCGAGCTTTGTTGCTTTGGTGATCGAGCCTTGCCATGGTGGTCGATGAGATCGATCCAAAGGGGAGCGCGCAAGCGCCGGTTCTATAACCAACCATGAGCAAGCAAACTCGACGCATAGCCCGTCCCACGCTTATGGATGTGGCTCGGCACGCCGGCGTCTCGCGCGCGACCGCATCGCTGGTCGTGCGCAAGAGCCCGCTGGTGAGCCGGGAGACGCGGGCCAGCGTCGAGGCCGCAATGGCGGAGATCGGTTATGTCTACAATGCCGGTGCGGCAGGCATGCGGGCCGCGCGCAGCCGTACGATCGGCGTGATCATTCCCAACCTTTCCAATCCCTTCTTCGGCATCCTGCTCACC from Pelagibacterium sp. 26DY04 harbors:
- a CDS encoding ABC transporter ATP-binding protein, yielding MTALLDVSNVSKRFVMGGPLSRNSIDAVVDANFSLSADRAEIFTIIGESGSGKTTLARMILGIESPTSGDILFEGRSAAERRSRAARLDFMRRVQPVFQNPFETFNPLKQVDRYLQASARTLLGARTRPEVEAAMDAALQKVGLSLREIAGRYAHELSGGQLQRIAIARALISNPSLLIADEPVSMVDASLRMSIVNLLRDLRDTLEVSVIYITHDLATAYYISDRLVIMQKGYVVEMGPARPILDTPEHPYSRLLKSSVLAIDAATDNADLRPADRSIAAAAWERVGDGVLQPRADGRLVRV